One Setaria italica strain Yugu1 chromosome I, Setaria_italica_v2.0, whole genome shotgun sequence DNA window includes the following coding sequences:
- the LOC101775716 gene encoding bZIP transcription factor 11-like — MASSSGSGSSGSLSAATAALAAAAGTGEELRALMEQRRAKRMLSNRESARRSRMRKQRHLDDLTAQAAHLRRENAHVATALGLTAQGLLAVDAENAVLRTQAAELAARLASLNDIIACMNTNAAAAAGAVAVSLTAAAAAAASASSDAYLAFDGAAAIDDLLRSCPEMFPLC; from the coding sequence ATGGCTTCCTCGAGCGGGAGCGGCAGCTCGGGCTCGCTCTCCGCGGCGAccgcggcgctcgccgccgccgcgggcacgGGGGAGGAGCTACGGGCGCTCATGGAGCAGCGCCGCGCCAAGCGGATGCTCTCCAACCGCGAGTCCGCGCGCCGGTCGCGGATGCGCAAGCAGCGCCACCTCGACGACCTCACCGCGCAGGCTGCGCACCTGCGCCGCGAGAACGCGCACGTCGCCACCGCGCTCGGCCTCACCGCGCAGGGActcctcgccgtcgacgccgaGAACGCCGTACTCCGCACCCAGgccgccgagctcgccgcgcgcctcgcctccctcaACGACATCATCGCCTGCATGAacaccaacgccgccgccgccgccggggccgtcgCCGTCTcactcaccgccgccgcagccgccgctgcTTCCGCTTCCTCCGACGCCTACCTCGCcttcgacggcgccgccgccatcgacgACCTCCTCAGATCCTGCCCGGAGATGTTCCCGCTCTGCTAG
- the LOC101776116 gene encoding uncharacterized protein LOC101776116 isoform X1: MIWALFIMQLASHGTRSEETMQFVPHCDHEEVSDLQPISSQLNTVEGSTEHLASCEIKPVSIDDDNENIDANEETHLVIQDVPQCRICLDNEGDDLIAPCRCKGTQKYVHRSCLDNWRSTKEGFAFSHCTECRAAFLLRANVPPDRWWLRLKFQLLVVRDHTLIFFIVQLVVAFLGMVVYRFYGDELREMFGYEEHPYAFYAMAILAIVLVGLLYGFFIAIICGQRITERHYHVLAKQELTKEYIVEDLEGADQVPDLDPSHVTELKINIDDESGKAYWKQILG, from the exons ATGATTTGGGCGTTGTTTATAATGCAGTTGGCTTCTCATGGCACTCGGTCAGAAGAAACAATGCAGTTTGTACCCCATTGTGATCATGAGGAAGTGTCAGATTTGCAGCCAATAAGCTCACAACTAAACACAGTCGAGGGATCCACAGAACATCTAGCCTCATGTGAAATCAAGCCAGTTAGCATTGATGATGACAATGAAAATATTGACGCCAATGAAGAAACTCACCTTGTTATTCAAGATGTCCCTCAATGTCGGATTTGCCTTGATAATGAAG GTGATGACTTGATTGCGCCATGCCGTTGCAAGGGAACACAGAAGTATGTCCATAGGTCCTGCCTTGATAACTGGAGGTCGACAAAG GAAGGTTTTGCATTTTCACATTGCACTGAGTGTCGAGCTGCATTCTTGCTTCGTGCAAATGTACCTCCAGATAGATGGTGGTTAAGGTTGAAGTTTCAACTTCTGGTAGTTAGGGATCACACATTGATCTTCTTTATTGTGCAACTG GTAGTTGCTTTCTTGGGTATGGTGGTATACAGATTTTATGGAGATGAACTGCGAGAAATGTTTGGTTATGAAGAGCACCCATATGCTTTCTACGCCATGGCAA TATTGGCTATTGTTTTGGTTGGTTTGCTGTATGGGTTCTTCATTGCTATAATATGTGGGCAGAGGATAACTGAACGGCATTACCATGTTCTTGCAAAGCAAGAGCTAACCAAG GAGTATATCGTAGAGGATCTTGAAGGAGCTGATCAAGTGCCAGACCTTGATCCTAGCCATGTTACAGAGTTGAAG atAAACATCGATGATGAATCGGGAAAAGCATACTGGAAACAAATCCTAGGTTGA
- the LOC101776116 gene encoding uncharacterized protein LOC101776116 isoform X3, with amino-acid sequence MIWALFIMQLASHGTRSEETMQFVPHCDHEEVSDLQPISSQLNTVEGSTEHLASCEIKPVSIDDDNENIDANEETHLVIQDVPQCRICLDNEGDDLIAPCRCKGTQKYVHRSCLDNWRSTKVVAFLGMVVYRFYGDELREMFGYEEHPYAFYAMAILAIVLVGLLYGFFIAIICGQRITERHYHVLAKQELTKEYIVEDLEGADQVPDLDPSHVTELKINIDDESGKAYWKQILG; translated from the exons ATGATTTGGGCGTTGTTTATAATGCAGTTGGCTTCTCATGGCACTCGGTCAGAAGAAACAATGCAGTTTGTACCCCATTGTGATCATGAGGAAGTGTCAGATTTGCAGCCAATAAGCTCACAACTAAACACAGTCGAGGGATCCACAGAACATCTAGCCTCATGTGAAATCAAGCCAGTTAGCATTGATGATGACAATGAAAATATTGACGCCAATGAAGAAACTCACCTTGTTATTCAAGATGTCCCTCAATGTCGGATTTGCCTTGATAATGAAG GTGATGACTTGATTGCGCCATGCCGTTGCAAGGGAACACAGAAGTATGTCCATAGGTCCTGCCTTGATAACTGGAGGTCGACAAAG GTAGTTGCTTTCTTGGGTATGGTGGTATACAGATTTTATGGAGATGAACTGCGAGAAATGTTTGGTTATGAAGAGCACCCATATGCTTTCTACGCCATGGCAA TATTGGCTATTGTTTTGGTTGGTTTGCTGTATGGGTTCTTCATTGCTATAATATGTGGGCAGAGGATAACTGAACGGCATTACCATGTTCTTGCAAAGCAAGAGCTAACCAAG GAGTATATCGTAGAGGATCTTGAAGGAGCTGATCAAGTGCCAGACCTTGATCCTAGCCATGTTACAGAGTTGAAG atAAACATCGATGATGAATCGGGAAAAGCATACTGGAAACAAATCCTAGGTTGA
- the LOC101776116 gene encoding uncharacterized protein LOC101776116 isoform X2, with protein sequence MIWALFIMQLASHGTRSEETMQFVPHCDHEEVSDLQPISSQLNTVEGSTEHLASCEIKPVSIDDDNENIDANEETHLVIQDVPQCRICLDNEGDDLIAPCRCKGTQKYVHRSCLDNWRSTKEGFAFSHCTECRAAFLLRANVPPDRWWLRLKFQLLVVRDHTLIFFIVQLVVAFLGMVVYRFYGDELREMFGYEEHPYAFYAMAILAIVLVGLLYGFFIAIICGQRITERHYHVLAKQELTKEYIVEDLEGADQVPDLDPSHVTELKVLGLY encoded by the exons ATGATTTGGGCGTTGTTTATAATGCAGTTGGCTTCTCATGGCACTCGGTCAGAAGAAACAATGCAGTTTGTACCCCATTGTGATCATGAGGAAGTGTCAGATTTGCAGCCAATAAGCTCACAACTAAACACAGTCGAGGGATCCACAGAACATCTAGCCTCATGTGAAATCAAGCCAGTTAGCATTGATGATGACAATGAAAATATTGACGCCAATGAAGAAACTCACCTTGTTATTCAAGATGTCCCTCAATGTCGGATTTGCCTTGATAATGAAG GTGATGACTTGATTGCGCCATGCCGTTGCAAGGGAACACAGAAGTATGTCCATAGGTCCTGCCTTGATAACTGGAGGTCGACAAAG GAAGGTTTTGCATTTTCACATTGCACTGAGTGTCGAGCTGCATTCTTGCTTCGTGCAAATGTACCTCCAGATAGATGGTGGTTAAGGTTGAAGTTTCAACTTCTGGTAGTTAGGGATCACACATTGATCTTCTTTATTGTGCAACTG GTAGTTGCTTTCTTGGGTATGGTGGTATACAGATTTTATGGAGATGAACTGCGAGAAATGTTTGGTTATGAAGAGCACCCATATGCTTTCTACGCCATGGCAA TATTGGCTATTGTTTTGGTTGGTTTGCTGTATGGGTTCTTCATTGCTATAATATGTGGGCAGAGGATAACTGAACGGCATTACCATGTTCTTGCAAAGCAAGAGCTAACCAAG GAGTATATCGTAGAGGATCTTGAAGGAGCTGATCAAGTGCCAGACCTTGATCCTAGCCATGTTACAGAGTTGAAGGTATTGGGACTCTATTGA
- the LOC101776924 gene encoding uncharacterized protein LOC101776924 — MDPAAADPAGSGAPPPKEFDGSGAPGGGAAEGSAPRPVVAGLGDLRAGIPESSGQSEACLHPCNKDIPQFTADGAKQCGDRVSLLPLAGALQTEAPCLTLGRDSNAASVEKLHGSDPLSCGKENIGTDLQSKPDAEHGENRMSSAHLGLDLNTVDSSDAAELNPFFPYKKLGQSKVSDPSECGSTTGATEESESHRKWREMKQNGFLSSSHGKAVVPRPRGRPPKRKRDDEFKKNTSTQHGQANKFVKVAAPSGLLSGLNPGIINHVRNSKQVYSIIKAMVHSERLENENQPACTSRTSERGKEVSERIQDHNYGGGFMKCHFMMKDNNAMFHQTLPTTSQFLPQDGDSLKLQLSSAAAASSDRTCSTSADDLASNHDYMTLLSVKAASVASQWLELLHQDIRGRLAALKRSRKRVRNALHTELPYLISTEFSSNQENESSIANTSESGCTDKAVSEAHAARWKSLFVQMDRALQEEGKHLENRLKQVQEMQLNCDKGLKHMTSDAPLLGPMAELWKLKNPDTSESEWAVQAAAASIYSTCNMVMRTENVPCF; from the exons ATGGACCCCGCGGCCGCGGATCCCGCCGGAtcgggcgcgccgccgcccaag GAATTCGACGGGAGCGGagcgcccggcggcggggctgcggaggggagcgcgccgcggccggtggtggctggGTTGGGAG ATCTGAGGGCAGGAATTCCGGAATCTTCGGGTCAATCTGAAGCATGTTTGCATCCATGTAACAAGGATATTCCTCAATTCACTGCTGATGGTGCCAAACAATGTGGAGATAGAGTGTCTTTATTGCCTCTGGCTGGGGCACTTCAGACAGAAGCTCCTTGTCTGACCTTGGGTCGTGATTCCAATGCAGCATCAGTGGAGAAGCTGCATGGTAGTGATCCTTTGTCATGTGGTAAAGAGAACATTGGGACAGATCTCCAGTCTAAGCCTGATGCAGAACATGGTGAGAATAGGATGAGTTCTGCACATCTTGGATTGGACCTAAACACAGTAGATAGTTCTGATGCAGCTGAGCTTAATCCCTTCTTCCCCTACAAGAAGCTGGGGCAGTCAAAAGTCAGCGATCCATCGGAATGTGGCAGTACTACTGGTGCTACAGAAGAGAGCGAGTCGCACAGAAAGTGGAGAGAAATGAAACAGAATGGCTTTCTTTCTTCATCTCATGGAAAGGCAGTGGTGCCTAGGCCACGTGGTCGACCCCCCAAAAGGAAAAGGGATGATGAATTCAAGAAGAACACTTCCACACAACATGGCCAGGCTAACAAGTTTGTGAAGGTTGCTGCTCCTAGTGGCCTATTATCTGGGCTAAACCCTGGAATCATTAACCATGTGAGAAATAGCAAGCAAGTTTACTCCATAATAAAGGCTATGGTACACTCTGAGAGGCTTGAGAATGAGAATCAGCCTGCTTGTACTAGTCGAACAAGTGAAAGAGGGAAAGAAGTTAGTGAGAGAATTCAGGATCATAACTATGGGGGTGGTTTCATGAAGTGCCATTTCATGATGAAAGATAATAATGCGATGTTTCACCAAACACTGCCTACCACATCACAGTTCCTTCCACAGGATGGTGATAGTCTTAAACTGCAACTCTCATCAGCGGCCGCTGCGTCTTCAGATAGGACCTGCAGTACATCAGCTGATGATCTTGCATCTAATCATGATTACATGACTTTATTGTCAGTAAAAG CGGCCAGTGTTGCTTCTCAGTGGTTGGAGCTACTTCATCAGGACATAAGGGGGCGCCTTGCTG CTTTGAAGCGCAGCAGGAAGAGAGTCAGAAATGCTCTTCACACGGAACTACCTTACCTAATTTCAACAGAGTTTTCATCTAATCAAGAGAATGAATCATCTATTGCGAATACTTCTGAGTCTGGATGTACTGACAAAGCAGTTTCAGAAGCACATGCGGCGCGGTGGAAATCTCTCTTTGTTCAGATGGACAGAGCACTTCAGGAGGAGGGGAAACACCTG GAGAACCGGTTGAAGCAAGTGCAAGAAATGCAATTGAACTGTGACAAAGGCCTCAAACACATGACCAGTGATGCTCCACTGCTCGGGCCTATGGCTGAATTATG GAAGCTGAAGAACCCGGATACTTCTGAGAGTGAATGGGCGGTGCAAGCTGCTGCCGCGTCGATCTACTCGACGTGCAACATGGTCATGAGAACTGAAAACGTGCCTTGCTTCTGA
- the LOC101777743 gene encoding pentatricopeptide repeat-containing protein At2g17140, translated as MELAQRVFDAMPARNEFSFGILTRGYCRAGRSVDALKVLDRMPTINLVVCNTVVAGFCREGQVEEAERLVERMRAQGLAPNVITFNARISALCKAGRVLDAYSIFKDMQEEWQQGLPRPDQVTFDVMLSGFCDAGFVDEARVLVDIMRCGGFLRRVESYNRWLAGLVRNGKIGEAQELLREMTHEGIQPNSYTYNIIVSGLCKEGKAFDVRRVEDFIRSGVMTPDVVTYTSLLHAYCSKGNTAAANRVLDEMAQKGCAPNSFTYNVLLQSLWRAGRITEAESLLERMSEKGYSLDTASCNIIIDGLCRNSRLDVAMGIVDGMWQEGNVALGRLGNSFLAVTSDSSSRQRCLPDRITYSILISALCKEGRFDEAKKKLLEMIVKDISPDSVIYDTFIHGYCRHGKTSLAIKVLRDMEKKGCNPSTRTYNLLIRGFEEKHNSDEIIKLMSEMKDKGISPNVMTYNSLIKSFCERGMVNKAMPLLDEMLQNEIVPNITSFDLVIKAFCKIADFPSAHMVFDAALRTCGQKEVLFCLMCTEVSTYGRWIEAKNILETALEMRISIQSFPYKQIIAGLCEAGEMDHAHNLLKLLISKGYTFDPAAFMPVIDALSNKGKKQDADMLSEKMMEMADFNDGLGTYSGKITPGSRRHEHAKNGQSDWRALLHRDDSARTIMKITRRVRTGWGQRGNVYEHKQQQNDDFYVLENTG; from the exons ATGGAGCTTGCACAGAGGGTGTTCGACGCAATGCCCGCCAGGAACGAGTTCAGTTTTGGGATCCTGACTCGTGGGTACTGCCGTGCGGGGAGGAGCGTCGATGCCCTTAAGGTACTCGACAGAATGCCGACCATCAACCTAGTGGTCTGCAACACGGTGGTTGCAGGGTTCTGCCGGGAGGGCCAGGTGGAGGAGGCTGAGAGGCTGGTGGAGCGGATGCGCGCCCAGGGCCTCGCACCGAATGTTATCACGTTCAATGCGAGGATCTCGGCACTCTGCAAGGCTGGGAGGGTGCTGGATGCGTACAGTATTTTCAAGGACATGCAGGAGGAGTGGCAACAGGGGCTGCCGAGGCCTGACCAGGTGACATTTGACGTGATGCTTAGTGGGTTCTGTGATGCTGGGTTTGTTGATGAGGCGAGGGTGCTGGTGGATATTATGAGGTGCGGTGGGTTCCTGAGAAGGGTGGAGAGTTACAACCGCTGGTTGGCAGGGTTGGTAAGGAATGGGAAGATTGGTGAGGCACAGGAGCTGCTGAGGGAGATGACACATGAGGGAATCCAGCCTAATAGCTACACATACAACATTATTGTCTCAGGATTGTGCAAGGAGGGCAAGGCGTTTGATGTGAGGAGAGTAGAGGATTTCATTAGGAGTGGTGTGATGACCCCAGATGTTGTGACTTACACTAGTTTGCTCCATGCTTATTGCTCAAAGGGCAACACTGCTGCGGCCAACAGGGTTCTTGATGAGATGGCACAGAAGGGATGTGCGCCAAATTCGTTTACGTATAACGTTCTGCTGCAGAGTCTATGGAGGGCTGGTAGGATCACAGAGGCAGAAAGCTTGTTAGAGAGGATGTCTGAGAAAGGCTACAGTTTGGATACAGCAAGCTGCAATATCATTATTGATGGACTGTGCAGGAATAGTAGATTAGATGTGGCGATGGGCATTGTTGATGGGATGTGGCAAGAAGGAAATGTGGCTCTTGGCCGACTAGGGAATTCATTCCTTGCTGTAACTAGTGATTCTTCGAGCAGACAAAGATGTCTTCCTGATCGAATTACTTATTCTATTCTGATAAGTGCATTGTGCAAAGAAGGTAGGTTTGATGAAGCAAAGAAGAAATTACTCGAGATGATAGTGAAAGATATTTCCCCTGATTCAGTCATATACGACACCTTTATTCATGGCTATTGTAGGCATGGAAAGACCTCTTTGGCTATTAAGGTTCTTAGGGACATGGAAAAGAAAGGTTGTAATCCAAGCACAAGGACATACAATTTATTGATTCGGGGATTTGAAGAAAAACACAATTCGGATGAAATCATTAAACTAATGAGTGAAATGAAGGATAAGGGAATTTCTCCTAATGTGATGACCTACAATAGCTTGATCAAGTCCTTCTGTGAACGGGGAATGGTTAATAAGGCCATGCCTCTTTTGGATGAGATGCTACAGAATGAAATAGTTCCAAATATAACTTCTTTTGACTTGGTGATTAAGGCCTTTTGCAAGATTGCTGATTTCCCTTCAGCTCATATGGTCTTTGATGCTGCTTTGAGAACATGTGGGCAGAAGGAAGTGCTCTTTTGCTTAATGTGCACTGAAGTCTCAACTTATGGTAGATGGATAGAAGCCAAGAACATCCTAGAAACAGCACTTGAAATGAGGATCTCTATCCAGAGTTTCCCATATAAGCAGATAATTGCTGGACTCTGTGAAGCTGGGGAGATGGATCATGCACATAATCTTCTCAAGCTGTTAATATCTAAAGGATATACATTTGATCCAGCAGCATTCATGCCAGTGATAGATGCACTAAGtaataaaggaaagaagcagGATGCTGATATGCTGTCAGAGAAAATGATGGAAATGGCAGACTTTAATGATGGTCTTGGAACCTATTCTGGTAAGATTACTCCTGGAAGCCGGAGGCATGAGCATGCCAAGAATGGTCAGAGTGATTGGCGTGCTCTTTTGCACAG AGATGACAGCGCCCGCACAATTATGAAAATTACAAGGAGAGTGCGGACAGGATGGGGTCAAAGAGGCAACGTATACGAGCACAAACAGCAACAAAATGATGATTTTTATGTACTAGAGAACACTGGTTAA
- the LOC101777328 gene encoding F-box protein At2g35280, which produces MDIAGLPSDILVEVTASIATRSATPLIDVVNLRRSCKVFRDATAARKVGRCMAVHREWRLHWWDKARFLSVLRRCAASGNPEASYILGLEEFCNRRRKASGLRHLRRAMEHGHAAAAYMLGMITLHDSLRSSAGAAEQALEGLDWFSASASAGPSRTRRRMASVRREAVSVMRRLTMRRWRMAEPPTPCPNSWCGKVETEMVEAWDGDGDGEDERWFCSRTCRWKHEYCKFIEKI; this is translated from the exons ATGGACATCGCCGGGCTCCCTTCTGACATTCTCGTGGAGGTGACTGCAAGCATCGCGACGAGGTCCGCGACGCCCCTCATTGACGTTGTCAACCTCAGGCGATC GTGCAAGGTGTTCCgcgacgcgacggcggcgaggaaggtggGGCGGTGCATGGCCGTGCACAGGGAGTGGAGGCTGCACTGGTGGGACAAGGCGAGGTTTCTGTCCGTGCTCCGGCGGTGCGCAGCCAGCGGCAACCCTGAGGCATCCTACATCCTTGGATTG GAGGAGTTCTGCAACCGGAGGAGAAAGGCGAGCGGGCTCCGGCACCTCCGCCGCGCCATGGAGcacggccacgccgccgcggcctacATGCTCGGGATGATCACGCTGCACGACTCTCTGCGCTCGTCGGCGGGCGCCGCCGAGCAGGCGCTGGAAGGCTTGGACTGGTTCTCCGCGTCCGCATCCGCTGGCCCCAGCAGGACAAGGCGCAGGATGGCTTCCGTGCGCAGAGAGGCCGTGTCGGTCATGCGAAGGCTGACGATGCGCCGGTGGAGGATGGCCGAGCCTCCAACGCCCTGCCCGAATTCGTGGTGCGGCAAGGTGGAGACGGAGATGGTGGAGGCctgggacggcgacggcgacggcgaggatgaGAGGTGGTTTTGCAGCCGAACTTGCAGGTGGAAGCACGAGTACTGTAAGTTCATCGAGAAGATCTAA